The sequence GATTTGGTTTGCAACGCTACACGCAAGAACCCTGTCTGGACGCCGGTCAGTTACAGTGGCGCAGTGGGCCGGATCACTCACTGGACGACTCCGTCATTGCCAGTCTTACCAACCCTTTCTCGCCCCATGGCGGTACTAAAGTATTGAGTGGCAATCTGGGGCGCGCAGTGATGAAAACCTCGGCAGTTCCTCATGATCATCAGATTATTGAAGGGCCTGCGGTGATATTTGAAAGCCAGCATGATGTCGGGCCAGCTTTTGAATCCGGTGCGCTGGACCGCGATTGCGTGGTGGTGGTGCGTTATCAGGGGCCACGGGCTATTGGTATGCCGGAATTGCATAAGTTGATGCCGCCGCTGGGGGTATTACTGGATCGTGGGTTTAAGGTCGCGTTAGTCACCGATGGCCGTTTGTCCGGAGCCTCCGGCAAAGTGCCCTCGGCCATTCATGTCACCCCAGAAGCTTATTGTGGTGGTTTATTGGCAAAAATTCGTCCTGGTGACAGGGTGCGGGTTAATGGCATCACCGGGGAACTTTCACTGCTGGTGGATGAAGCAGAGCTGGCGGCTCGCCACCCTGCATTACCGGATATCTCCGCTTTCCATGTGGGGTGTGGCCGTGAGTTGTTTGGTGCGTTACGCGAACAATTGAGCGGCGCGGAGCAAGGAGCTTGCTGTATCCGTTTCTAGCCTGATATCAGCGGGTTGCCGCAGTATGTCTGGCGGCCGTCCCTCGGGCGATTGCGCAAAATGGGCTAGGATATTGAGACTCACTCATACATGAGTTGTGTGAGAGTGTCATCGTGGAGTCAAAACCGTCTTGCAGATTAATCCTGAAAATCCCCACAGGGGCACGGAATCAATACTGTGCTGATGATTTTCGACTAAGCTTGAAAAATGCACTTTTTTCACTCATGGAGAAACCACATGAACCGAGATAAAGAACAGCAAACCTCGCTGGATGACGATCTGACAATGCTAACCGACACTCTGGAAGAGGTATTGCGAGCTTCTGGTGATGCTGCTGATGAAAGTTATCAGGAAATCAAAGCCCGGGCGGAGAAAGCATTAAAGGAGGTTCAGAACCGTTTGAGTGGCCGCAGTGAATGCTATATCAAACGGGCGAAAGCGCTCGCGTGTTGTACTGATGATTATGTGCGCGAAAAACCCTGGTGCAGTGTAGGGATTGGCGCAACTGTCGGATTGGTTGTGGGGCTATTGCTAGCGCGCCGCTAAAATATTTTAGTGAAAAATGATGATTATCTTCATTTTTATTAAAATGCTTTTAATCATTATCGTCGGCCCTTAAATGGGCCATTTTTATATTTAAACAGAATGAAAGTTAACAATAGTTTAATAATGTAATTTATTAAATGAATAACAAATATAAAATAATGCAATAAACATGA comes from Yersinia canariae and encodes:
- a CDS encoding DUF883 domain-containing protein — encoded protein: MNRDKEQQTSLDDDLTMLTDTLEEVLRASGDAADESYQEIKARAEKALKEVQNRLSGRSECYIKRAKALACCTDDYVREKPWCSVGIGATVGLVVGLLLARR